The following proteins are co-located in the Solanum pennellii chromosome 1, SPENNV200 genome:
- the LOC107008556 gene encoding E3 ubiquitin-protein ligase BRE1-like 2, which yields MENSAAASDEPQKKRPHLNSVFSSPTMARHLKTSSDNKDVDAAVLQHQNQKLVQQLDAQKHKLHDLEAKMKELRDKQASYDDFLVTLNRIWNQLDDDLIILGVHSMADQISLQSLDHQDYSGGSIPSCPAEEIFLCRVLKTNAIPGNANDVSIVNIREALDLRHSSTLELMKSLENAIDAQRIKTENLAHLLEGKTSAEDGIIILSKIDDMMKEEANYLHQVIDVLHLKHKAYADAIEACNQRQSADQSELKRLEGELEESMTELEDSRRKLVTLKMQKDVACGGQETISSAVNGSMSPEKHTDRTKGVRELKESIEEAKILKEDRLSELHDAQEDNLHLSKQLQDLQNELKDDRYVHSSRAYTLCNDQLHHWNSEAERYKALADSLQADRSFIGRREKELVLKAEAVDAAKKAVDNSESRIEELEHRMHQYIVEKNELEIKMEEAIQDSGRKDIKEEFQIMGSALSKEIGMMEAQVNRWKETAQEAVSLREERRSLETSLERKVIEHKDLIGKCAHQTGEIRTLKELAEKMQRDKQELEIFLEMLGQQIYDNRDISEIRESERRAHSQAEILRAALNEHDLELRVKAANEAESACQQRLSAAEAEIAELRAELDASDRGVLELTEAIKIKEGESETYISEIETIGQAYEDMQTQNQHLLQQLAERDDYNIKLVSESVKIKQEQSLLLSRKQVSTAQLQQSKTSLESLKMRITQSEDQMKVHITEALSYTQEDRHLALLLETTKRESGDAEKELKWLRSAALSAEKEYEQLHRKLDEFQKERETERSEKKKLDEDLVELSNTVDELTSASGEAAVQRLQDEINDSKAILKCGVCLDRPKEVVITKCYHLFCNPCIQRNLEIRHRKCPACGTAFGQSDIRFVKI from the exons ATGGAGAACTCGGCTGCTGCATCTGATGAGCCTCAGAAGAAGCGTCCTCATCTCAATTCTGTTTTTTCCTCACCCACCATGGCTCGCCATTTGAAAACTTCTTCAGATAACAAAGAT GTTGATGCTGCAGTTCTCCAGCATCAAAATCAGAAACTAGTACAACAGTTAGATGCACAGAAGCATAAGTTGCACGATCTTGAAGCCAAAATGAAAGAATTAAGGGACAAACAAGCATCTTATGATGACTTCTTGGTTACATTAAATCGGATCTGGAATCAG CTAGATGATGATCTGATTATCCTTGGGGTACACAGTATGGCGGACCAAATTTCTCTGCAAAGCTTGGATCATCAAGATTATTCTGGAG gttcAATTCCATCTTGTCCTGCGGAGGAGATATTCCTGTGTAGGGTGTTGAAAACCAATGCCATTCCAGGCAATGCCAATGATGTATCCATTGTGAATATCAGAGAAGCTCTTGATTTACGTCACTCTTCTACTCTTGAGTTGATGAAATCATTGGAAAATGCCATTGATGCTCAGCGAATTAAAACTGAAAATTTGGCTCATCTGTTGGAAGGAAAGACATCTGCAGAAG ATGGTATCATTATTCTCAGTAAgattgatgatatgatgaaagaAGAGGCTAATTATCTCCATCAAGTGATTGATGTTCTTCATTTGAAACACAAAGCATATGCCGATGCAATTGAAGCTTGTAATCAAAGGCAGTCAGCAGATCAGTCTGAGTTAAAACGTCTTGAAG GTGAGCTGGAGGAGAGCATGACAGAACTTGAAGATAGCAGAAGAAAGCTAGTTACTTTGAAAATGCAGAAAGATGTGGCATGTGGGGGGCAGGAAACAATTTCAAGTGCAGTTAATGGGAGTATGTCACCTGAGAAGCATACAGACCGAACAAAAGGTGTACGGGAACTGAAGGAGTCTATAGAAGAGGCAAAG ATACTGAAAGAGGACCGCCTCTCTGAGCTTCACGATGCCCAGGAAGACAATCTACATTTGTCAAAGCAGTTGCAAGATCTTCAG AATGAACTAAAGGACGATAGATATGTGCATTCGTCTCGTGCTTATACCTTATGCAATGATCAGCTTCACCATTGGAATTCTGAGGCAGAACGATACAAAGCTCTGGCAGACTCTCTGCAG GCTGACAGGTCTTTCATCGGACGAAGAGAGAAAGAACTGGTTCTAAAAGCAGAGGCTGTGGATGCAGCAAAGAAAGCAGTTGATAACTCCGAGTCAAGAATTGAGGAATTGGAGCATCGCATGCACCAATATATAGTTGAAAAGAATGAGCTGGAAATCAAAATGGAAGAAGCTATTCAAGATTCAG GAAGGAAAGACATTAAAGAGGAGTTTCAGATAATGGGCTCTGCTTTATCAAAAGAAATAGGAATGATGGAAGCTCAGGTGAATCGTTGGAAGGAGACGGCTCAAGAAGCTGTTTCTTTACGGGAAGAAAGACGGTCACTGGAAACTTCTTTGGAAAGAAAG GTTATTGAGCACAAAGATTTAATTGGTAAATGTGCTCACCAGACTGGAGAGATCCGAACACTAAAGGAACTT GCTGAGAAGATGCAGAGGGACAAACAGGAACTTGAGATCTTTTTGGAAATGCTTGGCCAGCAAATTTATGACAACAG AGATATATCGGAAATTAGAGAGTCAGAGAGAAGAGCTCACTCGCAAGCTGAAATTTTAAGAGCTGCTCTGAATGAACATGATCTGGAATTGAGAGTGAAAGCTGCTAATGAAGCTGAGTCTGCTTGTCAGCAGAGGCTTTCTGCTGCTGAGGCAGAAATTGCAGAACTAAGGGCTGAACTGGATGCTTCTGACAG GGGTGTTTTAGAGCTAACAGAGgcgataaaaataaaagaagggGAGTCTGAAACCTATATATCTGAGATTGAG ACGATTGGTCAAGCCTATGAAGACATGCAGACACAGAATCAACATCTTCTTCAGCAGTTGGCAGAGAGGGATGATTATAATATAAAG TTAGTTTCTGAGAGCGTGAAGATAAAGCAGGAACAAAGCTTACTTCTCTCACGGAAGCAGGTATCAACAGCACAACTTCAACAGTCTAAAACATCACTTGAATCTCTGAAAATGAGGATAACTCAAAGTGAAGACCAG ATGAAAGTTCACATTACAGAAGCTTTAAGTTATACCCAAGAAGATAGACATCTTGCACTCCTCCTGGAAACTACAAAGAGGGAATCGGGAGATGCGGAAAAGGAATTGAAGTGGCTGAGGTCTGCTGCTTTATCTGCCGAGAAGGAATATGAACAGCTCCACAGAAAGCTGGATGAATTTCAGAAGGAGAGGGAAACTGAAAG GAGTGAGAAAAAGAAGCTTGATGAAGATCTTGTGGAGTTGAGTAATACTGTTGATGAGTTAACTTCTGCAAGTGGGGAGGCTGCAGTACAAAGACTGCAAGATGAGATCAATGATTCCAAGGCTATTCTCAAATGTGGAGTGTGTCTTGATCGGCCAAAAGAG gttgtaatcacaaaatgtTATCATCTGTTCTGCAATCCATGCATCCAGAGAAACTTAGAGATCCGTCATCGCAAGTGTCCTGCTTGTGGAACCGCTTTTGGGCAAAGTGACATTCGTTTTGTGAAAATCTGA
- the LOC107029125 gene encoding transmembrane protein 45A-like has protein sequence MGTLVGHVAPGFGFFLIGIWHLINHIRLHVLHPKSYTSLPWFPTPRIRYLELFLIIGGCLASISMELFIGPKKHQPLDIDGTIPSNHLHNFEHSNISLTFFVYALFTIIFDKVTLPPQTKYGMTQLLGAIAFGQQLLLFHLHSSDHMGVEGQYHWLLQIAIFVCLATTLLGIQFPKSFLNSFVRSYSIMFQGIWLMVMGFMLWTPKFIPKGCFINFEEGHKVVRCENHEALERAKALVNIQFSWYIVGITIFCVTLYLILIKIFQEKVEYLSLNSKFEEVEDDLEDVEAQTTSKNGQSNKFLEMEKMFASTSDMKR, from the coding sequence ATGGGCACTTTAGTGGGACATGTAGCACCAGGATTTGGCTTCTTTTTAATTGGTATTTGGCATTTGATTAATCATATTAGATTACATGTTTTGCATCCAAAATCATACACTTCTTTGCCTTGGTTCCCAACTCCAAGAATTAGGTACTTGGAACTTTTCTTGATTATAGGGGGTTGTTTGGCTTCAATTTCAATGGAACTTTTTATTGGTCCAAAAAAACATCAACCTTTAGATATTGATGGAACTATCCCTTCTAACCATCTACACAATTTTGAACATTCAAACATCTCTTTGACTTTCTTTGTGTATGCACTTTTCACCATAATCTTTGACAAAGTTACACTTCCACCCCAAACAAAATATGGGATGACACAACTACTTGGAGCTATAGCTTTTGGTCAACAACTTTTGCTTTTCCATCTTCACTCTAGTGACCATATGGGAGTTGAAGGACAATATCATTGGCTTTTACAAATAGCCATTTTTGTGTGTTTAGCCACTACCCTTTTGGGAATTCAATTTCCTAAGAGTTTCTTGAATAGTTTTGTGAGGTCTTATAGCATTATGTTCCAAGGGATTTGGCTTATGGTCATGGGGTTTATGCTTTGGACACCAAAATTCATCCCAAAAGGTTGTTTTATCAACTTTGAAGAAGGTCATAAAGTGGTTAGATGTGAAAATCATGAAGCACTTGAAAGGGCAAAAGCTTTAGTGAATATACAATTTAGTTGGTATATAGTAGGGATCACAATATTTTGTGTCACCCTTTACTTGATTCTAATCAAGATTTTCCAAGAGAAGGTTGAGTACCTATCTTTGAATAGCAAATTTGAGGAAGTGGAAGATGATTTGGAGGATGTTGAGGCTCAAACGACTAGCAAAAATGGTCAATCAAATAAGTTTCTTGAAATGGAAAAAATGTTTGCGTCTACCTCAGATatgaaaagatga